A window of Cryptomeria japonica chromosome 3, Sugi_1.0, whole genome shotgun sequence contains these coding sequences:
- the LOC131064914 gene encoding probable inactive purple acid phosphatase 16 — protein sequence MDYSIRHKMCSFEMLLLCFHLLLILVANAQAQKTLGFASAGSSFKIAIFADLHYGENAWSEWGPQHDEASTNAMSTLLDDEKPDFVVFLGDVITANNLLVRNATKYWEQAISPTRSRNIPWASVFGNHDDTAFVWDVEQMGWLSGSVGFPSIQCPDSSLATGVEQMVDCYFQGTTRAELMQMDAQQSLSHSSFGPQSLWPSVSNYVLEIASYKNPTTPAALLYFLDSGGGSYPELISDSQGKWFQQTAAQKNPDSRIPEIVFWHIPSQAYKDIAPPAGYPIKDPCVGSLNEDQVASQEEELGIMDILTSRTSVKAVFVGHNHGSDWCCPSKNLWLCYARHTGYGGYGTWKKGARILELVEENFQLKSWIRMEDGTIHSNITIASA from the exons ATGGATTATAGCATAAGGCATAAAATGTGCAGTTTTGAGATGTTGCTTCTATGCTTTCATTTGTTACTAATTCTGGTAGCAAATGCACAGGCTCAGAAAACGTTGGGTTTTGCGTCTGCAGGCTCAAGCTTTAAAATTGCAATTTTTGCAGATTTACATTATGGCGAAAATGCATGGTCAGAATGGGGTCCCCAGCACGACGAGGCGTCCACTAACGCTATGTCCACTCTGCTAGATGATGAAAAACCAG ATTTTGTGGTTTTTCTGGGAGATGTTATCACAGCCAACAATTTGCTTGTGAGGAATGCAACCAAGTACTGGGAGCAGGCCATTTCACCCACCAGGAGTAGGAACATACCTTGGGCTTCTGTGTTTGGTAACCATGACGATACGGCATTTGTGTGGGACGTGGAACAAATGGGATGGCTTAGTGGAAGCGTGGGATTCCCAAGCATTCAGTGTCCAGATTCTTCTTTGGCAACAG GAGTTGAACAAATGGTTGACTGCTATTTCCAAGGGACAACCCGTGCTGAGTTAATGCAGATGGATGCGCAACAAAGTTTGTCTCACTCATCATTTGGACCTCAAAGTCTTTGGCCCAGTGTATCAAACTATGTCCTTGAGATTGCTTCTTATAAGAATCCTACAACACCAGCAGCCTTGCTATACTTTTTAGATTCAGGTGGTGGTTCTTACCCTGAACTAATTTCAGATAGTCAAGGAAAATGGTTCCAGCAAACAGCGGCCCAAAAAAATCCCGACTCGAG GATTCCTGAAATTGTCTTTTGGCATATACCTAGTCAAGCCTACAAAGATATTGCTCCTCCTGCTGGCTACCCAATCAAGGATCCATGTGTTGGCTCATTAAATGAAGACCAGGTTGCTTCACAAGAAGAGGAATTGGGAATTATGGATATCTTGACAAGTAGAACATCAGTTAAG GCTGTATTTGTTGGTCATAACCATGGTTCTGATTGGTGCTGCCCATCTAAGAACCTGTGGCTATGTTATGCTCGGCATACTGGTTATGGAGGTTACGGTACTTGGAAAAAGGGGGCTAGGATTTTGGagcttgttgaagaaaattttcaacttaaatcatGGATTAGAATGGAGGATGGAACAATCCATAGTAATATTACAATAGCTTCTGCATGA